AAGGCATTGCCGAGATGATGCTGAAGGGCAACGCCATGGGCTATGGCTGGCAGGGATATTATTCGACGGAGATGCTCGAAGCCTTTGCCGGGCACTGGCGGTCGCGGCCCGATGAGCTGCCGCTGGCGGCCAAGTTCGTGCTCCTGGCCAGCGAATATATGCGCGACAAGTACCACGGGCGGCACTATGCCAAGGCGCAGAACCTGCGGCCGGCCTTCCGGGCTGCCTATGATGAAGCCTTGCAGCGATTCGACGTGCTGGCCATGCCCACCATTCCGTTCCGCGCGCCGCCGCTGCCGGAAACCGATTGCGGCCCCGAGGCGACAATCCTGCATTCCTTCAATATGGAGGGGAATACCGGGCCGTTCGACGTTACCGGCCATCCCGCCATTTCCGTGCCGTGCGGCGCGGTGGACGAACTGCCCGTGGGTCTGATGTTCGTCGGCAAGGCCTTCGACGAGATCAGCGTATTGAGGGCCGCCCATCATGCGGAAAGCCTTGCTCGTGCAGGAGGACGATGAGCGTAAAGGGCGCGGCGCCTTGCTGCACGAGTGATCAGACAGGGAGAGGACAATGATGATGATCCATCGCGCGAGGCGGTTGCATGGGCTGACCCGTCGAGGCCTGCTCACGGGAACCGCTGCCGGTCTGGGGCTCGCCTTGGCCGGCCCCCTGATCACGTCGAGGGCTGCCGCCCAAGTCGAAGACCAGCTCAGCATGATGGGCTGGGCCGACTATATCAGCCCGGACAACATCTCCGCCTGGGAGAGCGCCAATAACAGCCGCTTGATCTATGATTCCTATGCCAGCAATGACGAGATGTATTCCAAGCTCCAGCTGGCCCAGGGCAACAGCGGCTATGATGTGGGCATGAACACCGACTTCATGATCAAGCTGCTCATTGACAAGCAGCTGATCCAGAAGCTGGACAAGTCGTTGATCCCCAATATCGGCAATATCCGCCCGGAGGTCGCCAATCCGAATTTCGATCCCGGCAACGAGTACACCGTGCCGAAGAGCTGGGGCTCGCAGGGCTTCATCTACGACAAGTCGGTCATCACCCGGCCTATGAAGAGCTGGAGCGACTTCCTGGAGGCAGTGGTTAACGAGGCGAGCGGCCAGGTGTCGCTGCTCGACGACCCCTTGGCGATCGCCCCGCTGTTCTGGTCGAAGGGGCTGTCGTGGAACACCACGGACGAGGCTGCACTGAAGGATGCGGAACAACAGGTGGAGCAGCTTGCCAAGCACATCAAGGCGTTCAACTCCTATCCAGTGCAGGACGTGGCCTCCGGATCCGTCATCCTCGCCCAGTGCTGGAACGGCAATGCCAAGCAGGCGATCGATTCCTCGGGAAACGAGAACCTCGTGTTCGTCTATCCCGAGCCGATCTCGGAGATGTGGCTCGACAGCTATCATCTGCCGGTGGGCGGCAAGCACCCGAAGGCCGCCCATTCCTGGATCAACTTCGTGCTCGACCCGGAGGTGGCCGCAAAAGAGGTCACCTATACCGGCTTCCTCTCGCCGGTGGTCGCGGTTGAGAGCAAGCTCGACCCGAGCATTGCGGACAACCCGCTGATCTTCCCGCCGGCCGATGCGCAGAAGCGCGGCGAACGCACCCTGCGCAACGAGACCTATGACCGCCGCATCGCCATCCTCACCAAGTTCAAGGCGGCAGCGGCGCAGTAAAGCCGCCATTAACGATCCCTCCACGTCCCGGATGAGAGGATGGCAAGCGAAGTCAATATCGTTCGGATCAGCAAGGCTTATGGCGGGTTCAAGGCGGTCGACAATGTGTCCTTGCGCATAAGGCAGGGCTCTTTCGTCTCGCTGCTCGGCTCGTCCGGGGCGGGAAAGTCGACGGTTCTGCGCATGATCGGCGGGTTCGAGCTCCCCGACACCGGCCGGGTGGAAATCGGCGGGAGGGACGTGACGCAGCTGCCGCCTTATCGGCGGGACGTCAACACCGTCTTCCAGAACTACGCGCTGTTCCCGCACATGAGCGCTGCCGACAACGTAGCTTATGGCCTGCGGCAGGACCGCGTGCCGGCGGATGAACGGCGCAAGCGGGTGCGCGATGCGCTGGAGATGGTGCAGATGCTATCCTTCGCCCATCGCCGTCCAACCGAGCTCTCGGGCGGTCAGCAGCAGCGCATCGCCCTGGCGCGAGCCCTGGTGAAGCGCCCGTCCGTGCTGTTGCTGGACGAGCCGCTCGGCGCGCTCGACCGCAAGCTGCGCCAGCAGATGCAGATCGAGTTGAAGCTGCTGCAGGCACAGCTCGGTCTCACCTTCATCTTCGTCACCCATGACCAGGAGGAAGCGCTGGCCATGTCGGATCAGATCGCCATCATGCGGGATGGACGTATCGAGCAGCTCGGCAGCCCCACCGATCTTTACGACACGCCGCGCACTGCTTTCGTGGCGAGCTTCATCGGCGCGCAGAATTTCCTGGTGGGCGCACGTATAGCCGATACCCAACAGCTCGATGCGGAAGGCACACGATTCACCGCAAGCCGGATTGCCGAGGGCCTGCAGCCCGGCGCGACGGCACTTGGCGCGGTGCGGCCAGAGCATGTGGTGCTGACCACGGACGAACCTACCGATCAACCCAACCGTATCGCCGGTCGGGTCGCGGCCGTGGTGATGCTGGGCGACGCACTGGAATATCTGGTCAAGCTCGCGGGTGACCGCGAGCTGATCAGCAGGGTACAGAGGGGGCGCGCCGCCGGCCTGCCCAATACGGGCGAAGCGGTGTGGGCAAGTTGGGATGCAGCCCATTTCAGCCTCTATCCGTATGAGGACCTGCAGGCCCAGTCCAGCCGCATGAAGAGCAACTGAGCCATGGCCCAGGACTCTGCAGCACCGAGCCTGCCCGTAGCGCCGAATCTCAAGCCGTGGCCTCTGCCGCGCTGGATCCTGGCCTGGCCGGCGCTGGCCTGGTGGATCATCTTTTTCGTCCTACCCATCGCCTGGATCGTGCTCTACAGCTTCGGGTCGAAGCCGCAAGCGACCGAGCAGGGCTTCGTCTCCCTTAAGACGTTGTCCTTCGACAACTACTTGGCCGCAACCAGCGAACTCTTCTTCAATGTCTTCCTCGGCACGCTGCAGATCGCCGGTATCGGGACCATTGCCTGCGCGCTGATCGGCCTGCCCGTGGCCTACACGCTCGCCTATTACGTGGCGCCACGCTGGCGGCCTCTGCTCATCTTCCTGCTGATCCTGCCCTTCTGGACAAGCTTCCTGCTCAGGACCTTCGCCTGGCGCATCATCCTCGCGCCCCAGGGCACGCTGTCCAAGGCGTTGCAGTCGCTTGGCATCATCGATGGGCCCTTGCTTATCCTGGATACCAGCTGGGCTGTTCAGCTCGGCATCGTCTACAATTATCTGCCAGTGATGATCCTACCGATCTACGTGGCCTTCGAGCGTATCGACCCGGCGCTCGCCCGGGCCAGCATGGATCTGGGTGCGGGTCCCATCCGCACCTTTTTCCAGGTGACCCTGCCGCTTGCCGCGCCCGGCCTGTTCGGGGGCCTGCTGCTCACCTTCATTCTCGCCGCCGGCGATTATGTGGTGCCGACCATTCTCGGCGGCACCAAGGGGCTCATGGTCGGCAATCTGGTGGCCACCCAAATCCTGTCCGCCCAGAATCTTCCTGTAGGCGCCGCCATGGCCATTCTGCTCATCCTCATGCTGGCGGTGGTGATTGCTGCTGCCGTCGTGGTCCTCTGGGGCGCCTCACGCACACTGCGCCTCGTGCGGGGAGCAGCCCTATGAGCCTTCAGCCACGCAACATCCGCCGCATCATCGGCCTCACCTGGATGGCGCTGGCGTTCATCTTCCTGTTCCTGCCGATCTTCGTGATCGTGGCCTATTCCTTCAACGGCGGGCGAAACCTCTATGTCTGGCAGGAATTCTCGACCCGCTGGTATGCGGTCGCGCTGGACAATCCCCGGGTTCTGAGCGCCCTGGCGGTGTCGTTGAAAGCGGCGGCCATAAACGCACTCATCGCCGTGAGTCTTGGCGTGCTCGCCGGCCTCACGCTTGCCCGCCGCAAGGGACGCTGGCTGGTGCCCTATGTCATGCTGATCTTCGTGGTATTGGGCACGCCGGAGCTTGTCTCAGCCATCGGCCAGATGATCTGGCTGGACCGTCTCGGCATTTTTGACGGCATCACGAGGCTGTCCATCGGCCATTCAGTGTTCAATGTAGCGGTGGTCACGCTCATTGTCCGCGCACGGGCGGAGGGCATGGGCGACCAGCTCGAGCAAGCCGCCGCCGACCTCGGTGCCGTTCCCTGGCGTGCTTTCGTCACCATCACCCTGCCGCTGCTGTTTCCAGCGGTGCTGGCGGGCCTGCTCCTGTCCTTTACCTTCTCGCTGGACAACGTGATCACCTCGGTCTTCGTCCAGCGGCCGGGCACGACGACGCTGCCGCTCTATATCCTGTCCTCGTTCAAAGCCGGGCTGAAGGGCGACGTGGCGGCGATCGCCGTGATCATGCTGGGCGTCAGCATCGCGGCTATCGCCATCGCGGCGCTGCTGCTTAACCGTGGCGCGCGGCGCGGCAGCGTCATGGGCGGAGCGACGGGTTGATCCAAGCTAGCCCAGAGGCCGTGCTTATCATGGGGCCCGGCCATCCACTTCGCTCGAAAAATGCCCTAGGCCTGGTTGGGGGCGGAGAGAATGCCGACCACGGCGCTTGCCTCCTCGATACCGTAGAGCCCGCCGCTGTTCTCAACGATGGCATAGCGTGCGTCGGGCACCTGCCGTGGGCCTGCGCGGCCGCGCAGCTGCGTGACCAGCTCGTGTATCTGGGCAAGCCCGGTGGCACCGAGCGGATGGCCGCGTGATTCGAGGCCGCCCGATACGTTGATGGGAATCTTGCCGCCGAGCCGCGTCTCGCCATTCTCCGCCGCCCGGCCGCCTTCCCCGCGCGGCACGAGGCTCAGGTTCTCCGAATGCACCAGCTCGCCGAAGGCGGTGGCATCGTGCATCTCGGCAAGGTCGATATCGTCCGGCGTGACCCCGGCCTTCCTGTAAGCGATATCGGCGGCGATTCGGCCGATATGGCGGTCCCAGTCCATAGGGTCGCGGTCGACGCTGGAGCACAGCACCAGCGCCTCTATGGGAACGGCGATGGCCTCCGCGCCGAGCTTGCGCACCCCGTCCGCCGTGCACAGTAACGCCGCGGCCGCCCCATCCGAATAGGGCGCGCACATCGGCACTGTCAGCGGATAGGAGAGCGGACGGCCGGCCAGCACTTCCTCGATGGTGAACGGCCGCTGGAATTGGCAGTAGGGGTTGAGCATCGAATGGCCGTGGTTCTTGGACGAGATCGCCGCAAGCTGCGCTTGGGTGGTGCCGAAGTCGCGCATATGGCCACGGATCCAGTAGCCATAGACATCCATGAACACCGAGCGATGACCGTTCACCGGCGGCGCCTCCGGCCCGCCCGCGGCCACCGACTCGAGCGCGCGAATGACGCCCGCCCGATCGTAAACGTCCAGCCCACCGGTGAACAGCGCATCGCGCTTGTCGCCGGTGTCGGCGGACAGCTTTTCCGCCCCGACCGCAAGGGCGACATCGCCCTCCCCCGCCTTCAGCTGCAGCCAGGCCGAATAGAGGGCCGTCGATCCGGACGCGCAGCCATTTTCCACATTGGCGATGGGAATGCCCTCGAAACCCAGCGGACGCAGCGCGATCTGCCCCGGCGTCGCGGTCTGCCCCTCCAGCACCGCCTGGCCCATATTGGCATAGTAGATGGCATCCACGTCCTTCGGGCCGGCGCCCGCATCCTTGAGGCATGCCTCAACCGCCTCGCGGATCAGGTCTTTGATGCTCCGCTCCGGGTAGAGCCCGAAGCGGGTCATGCCGACGCCGACCACATAGATCCTGTCTGGTTTCATCTGCCTACCCTCTCGTTGGGATGGCGGGCCGCTCGCCGCCTGTGACTCGCCGCCTCGTCGCTCGCCACCTGGCCTACCACTTGGTGATGTCGGTCGGCACCGGGATCCATTCCGGCGTGGCGAGCACATATTCGCCATCCTTCACCGTCTCGATCTTCACCGAGCCGGTCAGCGGGAAAGGCGCATCCGCCGTGAACTTGAGGTCAGCCAGGATGCCCATCAGCTCGTCCTCCGTGAAGGTATGGGTGCGCAGCGTCTCGAACACCGCTTCCCCGGTGATCTTGTCGGCGCCCACCCGCTCGGCCG
Above is a window of Rhodoligotrophos defluvii DNA encoding:
- a CDS encoding polyamine ABC transporter substrate-binding protein, which encodes MMMIHRARRLHGLTRRGLLTGTAAGLGLALAGPLITSRAAAQVEDQLSMMGWADYISPDNISAWESANNSRLIYDSYASNDEMYSKLQLAQGNSGYDVGMNTDFMIKLLIDKQLIQKLDKSLIPNIGNIRPEVANPNFDPGNEYTVPKSWGSQGFIYDKSVITRPMKSWSDFLEAVVNEASGQVSLLDDPLAIAPLFWSKGLSWNTTDEAALKDAEQQVEQLAKHIKAFNSYPVQDVASGSVILAQCWNGNAKQAIDSSGNENLVFVYPEPISEMWLDSYHLPVGGKHPKAAHSWINFVLDPEVAAKEVTYTGFLSPVVAVESKLDPSIADNPLIFPPADAQKRGERTLRNETYDRRIAILTKFKAAAAQ
- a CDS encoding ABC transporter ATP-binding protein → MASEVNIVRISKAYGGFKAVDNVSLRIRQGSFVSLLGSSGAGKSTVLRMIGGFELPDTGRVEIGGRDVTQLPPYRRDVNTVFQNYALFPHMSAADNVAYGLRQDRVPADERRKRVRDALEMVQMLSFAHRRPTELSGGQQQRIALARALVKRPSVLLLDEPLGALDRKLRQQMQIELKLLQAQLGLTFIFVTHDQEEALAMSDQIAIMRDGRIEQLGSPTDLYDTPRTAFVASFIGAQNFLVGARIADTQQLDAEGTRFTASRIAEGLQPGATALGAVRPEHVVLTTDEPTDQPNRIAGRVAAVVMLGDALEYLVKLAGDRELISRVQRGRAAGLPNTGEAVWASWDAAHFSLYPYEDLQAQSSRMKSN
- a CDS encoding thiolase family protein, with the translated sequence MKPDRIYVVGVGMTRFGLYPERSIKDLIREAVEACLKDAGAGPKDVDAIYYANMGQAVLEGQTATPGQIALRPLGFEGIPIANVENGCASGSTALYSAWLQLKAGEGDVALAVGAEKLSADTGDKRDALFTGGLDVYDRAGVIRALESVAAGGPEAPPVNGHRSVFMDVYGYWIRGHMRDFGTTQAQLAAISSKNHGHSMLNPYCQFQRPFTIEEVLAGRPLSYPLTVPMCAPYSDGAAAALLCTADGVRKLGAEAIAVPIEALVLCSSVDRDPMDWDRHIGRIAADIAYRKAGVTPDDIDLAEMHDATAFGELVHSENLSLVPRGEGGRAAENGETRLGGKIPINVSGGLESRGHPLGATGLAQIHELVTQLRGRAGPRQVPDARYAIVENSGGLYGIEEASAVVGILSAPNQA
- a CDS encoding ABC transporter permease — encoded protein: MSLQPRNIRRIIGLTWMALAFIFLFLPIFVIVAYSFNGGRNLYVWQEFSTRWYAVALDNPRVLSALAVSLKAAAINALIAVSLGVLAGLTLARRKGRWLVPYVMLIFVVLGTPELVSAIGQMIWLDRLGIFDGITRLSIGHSVFNVAVVTLIVRARAEGMGDQLEQAAADLGAVPWRAFVTITLPLLFPAVLAGLLLSFTFSLDNVITSVFVQRPGTTTLPLYILSSFKAGLKGDVAAIAVIMLGVSIAAIAIAALLLNRGARRGSVMGGATG
- a CDS encoding ABC transporter permease, with the protein product MAQDSAAPSLPVAPNLKPWPLPRWILAWPALAWWIIFFVLPIAWIVLYSFGSKPQATEQGFVSLKTLSFDNYLAATSELFFNVFLGTLQIAGIGTIACALIGLPVAYTLAYYVAPRWRPLLIFLLILPFWTSFLLRTFAWRIILAPQGTLSKALQSLGIIDGPLLILDTSWAVQLGIVYNYLPVMILPIYVAFERIDPALARASMDLGAGPIRTFFQVTLPLAAPGLFGGLLLTFILAAGDYVVPTILGGTKGLMVGNLVATQILSAQNLPVGAAMAILLILMLAVVIAAAVVVLWGASRTLRLVRGAAL